The genomic window TACTCCCTGTCTGAATCGTGGTTCATGtcaaaccattgactgtataaagaaTGGACAACTCGCTTTAATTTCAGCCCCCTGTGagatatgaagccaaaataccccctCGATGGGCGCTGACATATTGCGCTGGTGGAGCAAAGGCATGCGCAGAAGcaatctggctggtggagcaaTGGGACTAACGTCGCACCCTTTTTGCTTACCAAAACACACATAGCACTCactgataaaacattaaagatccctcaggtgggtacagtccacagcaagACAGACTCTTCTGTTGATTCAAAGCACACACTACCGGTTgtggaaagttcagtgactttTGTGTTAGCGTTTATGTTTCTTCTCACCATTCTTCCTCTACTCTGCTTATTCACTAAAGAACGCTACAGGAGCTactacagagctgtcaatcactcatctctttaaaatcaaataacttattaaaacaaaacttctctgaaaaatcaacacttgcacataaatcagcagGATGAGAACTAACTGACAGAAATCATGCTTCAGTTAAAAATATTTggcatttgttttaattttgtagtttgactcatgttccatctgttacaatagaggaggtgggctttaagacataatactgcagccagtcagctgGGGGGCTCTAAACATTATGGCTTCACATGGGACAGCTGTTGTTCTGTCTGTTCTCTGAGACAGCCAGTATAAAACTGTTAAGTACAGCAGAACAagacatgttcacagcctggttctaaAAACACTTTTGGTCTCTAcaccttatttctttattcatgacAAGTTTACAGCCAGGGGGTACATTTTTTCTATAATCCGTTCTGATTACAGCTAAAAGtattgcataattaggggcatggctgatttgactgacaggcagatgCATCGTGGTTGTTTCCCTGGTGGCAAGGCTAAGAtctaaactccacctctttgcctgtctcTAGCTTAGCAGAAAGTCACTGGGAGTTAGCTTTTCTAGTATGGTGACCAACATGTCTGggctttaaataaacacacaaaaaaccccaatgggtgacatcactgagactacatccatgttttacacAGTCAGTGGTTTAGGCAGTTAAAGATACATTATAAGTGTTAGGTTAAACATCATAGTGTAGGTATTTCAGTTTTTGTCATGGTCTCAGGGTCATTGTTGTTTGGCCAATCCATCACCACCTTTCGTGACCCCAAGCTGTCTTTTTAAGTCTCTCTACCACATCAATGACAGCAGTTACTGGAAATTTACCTCAAAGTGACACAAATGCGTTTACTTGGGTTCATCTAACGCCAAGGGCTGTGACAAACAGAAGTACTTGATGTAATGGGAACGAAAACAGGCTGTACCTTCACTGGACCCAATAGATTTTTACAGCTTGGAGAAAATGTCAGTCCTGAGATGAAActtgtaagttttttttttttaggtatgGATAAATTGCTTagcacaatgaaataaaatgcaacctTAACATCAATTAGACCGAAttactgaataaaaacaatctaAAGTTAGGTGAATTAAACCATGCAAAATATCTCAGGACAAGTATCCCCTCTCCTGTTCCTCCTTTAGATTTGTAACGGTCAAGCTTATTTTGAGCCAAAAAGCAGTTGAATTGGAGAAATCTGTGAGAATAAGGTGCATCACTGTAAATCTTCTGACCATAAATCAATAACCTGGGAGATTATCAGCTCCTccaaataaaacaatcatacacacacatacatgacaCTCAAAGATGCACACACATCCTAATTGCTTTACAAGCTacacagtaaaaatgaaaactagcAGGTAAAAAGTGGCTTCGTTAGTTCATTTGTTCAATGGAGATGTAGTCCAACTTAAAATGAGGTCAGTCTCTCTGCAGAGCTGGCTTCTACTGTAGCAGAGGTCCAGTGGTAACATTAGTTCAGACACAGCTAACCTGGCTGACCCCACCGCTGTTCTCGTGTCAGTCAGGGTGATAATTAGCTCCAAATATATCTCCCGCTCCAGTCTTCTTCTCTGTGCACATAATTATATTGTACTATGCCTCCAAGTATTTCCCTCAGAGGTGCAGAATCTATCATCTCACATTAGTGATAAAAACCACTTAATCTTATGGGAAAAACCATTTACCTCTGCTTAGAAATTGCAGATTAAGTCTCTTAAGGGGGAATGTGCAGCTCAGACTTCACACTCTATGGATCCTGATATGGTGCACGTGCACGGCCTTGTCGACTCGTTCACCAAAGAATCCATCGCCTCTGAGTTTGAGTGGTAGCTCAGGTAGTACTCTTGCAGCTGAGAGTTAAGGTCCTGCTCCTGCTTGCGAGCCTTTTTCCTGCGCTTATGGTTGACTgagtgctgctgcagctgcctcATGGTGTTGGGGTAGCGCCTCCATGACACATAAATAACCAGGAGGATCAATGACACTGACAGGAACAGCGCTACGCTGCCTGCAATAATTTTATGGAAAGCCATATGTTCAAACTGTAGCTCTGGGATAAAGGACGTAGGGGGATCACGGGAGATGGGGGATGTGGGGCTCATGGTGGTGGACTCAGTTGTCTTTCTCACTGTCCAACTAGGCTGAACAGATGAAGGAGTCTCATAGGGTGTATCAGTAAAATCCAGGTCTGTGTAATCAGAGAGAAAGACGTCAGTAGTGATGTTCACTACTTCAGTTGAGGTAAGGATGAAGACAGCAGTAGTTGAAAGAACATTTGACATGTCTGCACAGGTGGAGTGATTCCTCACGACATCCACGACTCTTTCCCCCTGCACAGACTTGGGGCTGCTGCATATCATACTGATGTCTTTGGGGTCTTTGAAGTTTTTGAGCCATCCCATGAGCGGGCAGATGCTGGGGCTGCAGTCCCAGGAGTTCCCTGCCAGACTGATGGTGGTCAGTGACGTCCAGGCTGCCACAGCCTCTACAGGCACACTGCTGAGTTTGTTTGATTCAAGGTTGAGTGTTTGTAAGTTCGGCATGCACTGGAAAACTGCAGGATCCAACATTTGGATTTCATTCCCTGACAGGTCCAGTTTCTGCAGTTTGCTCCAGGTCCAAGGCACACCTTGACTGATGGATCGTATGCGGTTCCATTGCAAATAAAGAGCCTGGAGGTTGGTAAGGCGCGGGAAAATGTAGAAATTAATCCTGGAAAATTGATTGTGCTCTAAATGAAGCTCTTTCAGCTTGAACAGGCCTAAGAATGTTGTGCGGGTCAGGCTCCGCAGCCGATTGTAACCCAAATCCAGAAATTCCAGGGTTCGGCATTCCAGAAAGGTACGGAGGAAGATCTGTTTCAGCCCATTAGATCTGATGTGGAGGTTCTGTAGCTTGCGCAGACCATAAAAATGTCCTGGCTGCAGAGACTGGAGCTGATTGTAGGATAAATCCAGATTGCGCAGGTTTGGTATGGCACTGAATGTGTTGTTGTGCAGATAGGAGATTTTGTTGGAGCTGAGGATCAGCTCCTTGAGCCTGCGCACACCCTGGAATGCTAAAGCATCTATGGTATTGATGGAGTTATGGTCCAAGTATAACCAGATAAGCTGATTAAGATGAGCAAACTGGTAGGGCAACAGAACCAGCAGGTTGTTGTAGCGCAGAGACAGACCCTGGCATCCTGTGGTGATGTTTACTGGGATGTCTTGGAAGATGCCGGATTCGCAATAAACAATCTTTCCTTCGCAGCGGCAACTCGTGGGGCACATCCTCTCCCCCTTGCTGAGCAGCAGCAAAGCAGCTGCTTGCAGAAGAAGACATGATAACCTCCAGTCCAGCATCACAGAACCTGTTGGGGGTAGAGTGGGGCAAAGGCAATCAAAAGGAGGACTTGGTTTCAGGAAATGTGTGCTCAAAGGCGTTAAAGGGACAGATAATGGTGAAAATTCATTCTTCAAACAGGAGATCATGTTGTGGGGAGTAGCTTGAGGTCTGATGTCTGAGGCATCAGCACAACATTTATGGAGAAcaggttatagagtctgacgtGAGCCActtttaaggttttaaaatgAAGGGCATAAAACAGCATCAGAGGAGCAAGTGTATGCACGAGGATGAATAAGTTGAAATTCATGCATAGATAAGTATGGATATGTTTTATCTTTGGTTGTAAGAAATTTAATTTAGGAACTAATGAATCTTTCAATAAAAAACGATCTGAGCTGTCATCTTGACTGAGGAGCAGTCAGATGGAGGAACTATATCACTAAATTTTTAAGTACATAAAGACTTACCCATCGTTTCTAAGGGAAGGGGTAATCCTCGGAAATAAACGAATAAAGAGCACATTAAACTCCTCTGAGATGAGAAAAT from Notolabrus celidotus isolate fNotCel1 chromosome 9, fNotCel1.pri, whole genome shotgun sequence includes these protein-coding regions:
- the lrrtm4l2 gene encoding leucine-rich repeat transmembrane neuronal protein 4 gives rise to the protein MCSLFVYFRGLPLPLETMGSVMLDWRLSCLLLQAAALLLLSKGERMCPTSCRCEGKIVYCESGIFQDIPVNITTGCQGLSLRYNNLLVLLPYQFAHLNQLIWLYLDHNSINTIDALAFQGVRRLKELILSSNKISYLHNNTFSAIPNLRNLDLSYNQLQSLQPGHFYGLRKLQNLHIRSNGLKQIFLRTFLECRTLEFLDLGYNRLRSLTRTTFLGLFKLKELHLEHNQFSRINFYIFPRLTNLQALYLQWNRIRSISQGVPWTWSKLQKLDLSGNEIQMLDPAVFQCMPNLQTLNLESNKLSSVPVEAVAAWTSLTTISLAGNSWDCSPSICPLMGWLKNFKDPKDISMICSSPKSVQGERVVDVVRNHSTCADMSNVLSTTAVFILTSTEVVNITTDVFLSDYTDLDFTDTPYETPSSVQPSWTVRKTTESTTMSPTSPISRDPPTSFIPELQFEHMAFHKIIAGSVALFLSVSLILLVIYVSWRRYPNTMRQLQQHSVNHKRRKKARKQEQDLNSQLQEYYLSYHSNSEAMDSLVNESTRPCTCTISGSIECEV